The Solanum dulcamara chromosome 2, daSolDulc1.2, whole genome shotgun sequence region CAACACACAAATGTAGATCCGACGTTATGTTAGACCGTGGGCTATTTCAACCCGACCCGTTAGTTGGGGGTAGTTGGGCTAGATATAGCCCATGCCAACTTGTACTGAGTTGGGCTTGCATTTTGCTGGcctttcaaatgatggactggGTTAGGGTGGGTAATAAATTGGGCTGGGCCAGCCTATTTTGCAGGCCTACAATACTCTCGAGAATTGCAGCCCATATATATTGTATTTGATTGAAGAGCAAAACGTCTTGCTATACTTGGTTATTTACGATTCAAATACTacaattagtataaaatatctCCATTCTTTTATTAATCTTCGTGTAAAGTTAAACTAGGACAGATAAATTGAAACTGACGATGTATTAGGTATGGTTTATTcacatttttcataaaaaagtGAAAATACTTCTTGAGGTGTtctccaaaatctcaaatacaacTTCAAGTTGTATTTGGTATATTTATGGCCAAACAAGAACTCCAAAATAAAGTGAAATTTTTTTATGACTAAACAATATCTAAAGttccttaaaaataaaaaaaataaaaacacgtCCATcgtaaaagtaaaaaaaacaaattgaataatattgatattgattacGTCCTACTATCCTTAACACACCTCAACTTTACCCCAATTCCCGTATCTCTATCCCCACCACCCCTTCCCCTACCCTAACCCCTACCTCTCCTATTTGTCTAGATCATATACAGGTGTATTTTGAATAATATGTTTTGCTTACATACCGagcataaaaaaaagaaaaaataactcatttatttttctaagaaaaatatcattattttatGTTAGAGATTTATTTTAAGTAGTTATTTTCATCCAAAGGATCCTTTCCTAGATATATAGGCTGTTCACCAGCTTAATTAATGTGTTGGCCAACTATAGTACTGTGTCAGGTACTACAGTTCAGTATATTATTATTGAAGTATAGAATTGGAATAGAAGATAAAgttaaatttaattataatttttataaaaaatatttaaaataatattcatgTTTTGAATGCTTTTAAATACgatttcaaaaaatgaaaaataatgagTTGTTTTTAAATAAATCTCTAACATAAATGGAATTTAGATTTTTCATGATCAcacattaatttttaaataaaataaaaaaaatacttcaataattttaaaataatttttataatcaAACGGCTCCTTGGCAGGTACAGTCACTATTATTATACCATGTACCTTTTAATTCGTAGCAtttaaatgaaaatgaaatctgAAGCTGTCCGACGCAGATATGTAATCCCAATAGAATATTAATGATAttgatattttcataaactcttttattttcatttgatatatatagtttatcttttgaatgaagccttggaaaaataataaaattatttttgtgtgATTTATATGTCATGGCCTTATGATTTTGAATGGTGAATATAATTATATTGCTTCTATTAGAGTAAGTTGTATACATCACACCTTGCTCTAATTTTATATaaacacaaaatattttttttacgagactattttttaaaatagtttatgttttatgcattaaAATGTCAGACGAGAACTATACATAGCaaggaaaataatatatagtattAGCTTTCATGGACCACACGTCCCAATATGATACTCCATTTCATATTCATCGttcattttcatctttatacatcttttaattaagaaaatatacataaaaagataattttactaatttattttttaagaattttttttggaactttacaaaattatttgcacttataaaaaagaaaaatttctatcttaattttgtaaattatcaaataatttgGGATAAATATTCTTAATAATGTGAACAATTAATATaaggcaacaacaacaacaaacctagtataatcccacaatgtggagtttggggagggtagagtgtacgcagatctaATCCTTACCTTGAAAGGTAAGGCGGCTATTTCCGGAAGACTCTCGGCAACTAATATAAGGCAAatgaactaatatatatatatatatatatatatacaattgcTTGTAATTGACCTCAAATATCCTATGGGAGAATCCAGACATGCATGGCATCTATCTAGagtattttctagatttttattAAGCTATTTACTTATGAGTTAATAGTTCATAtgaaagtattatttttttttgcaaggTTTACGGTCCAACtattaattattttctcttctttatcTGATTTATCACTATTTATCAAAGCACATTTCGAAGTTGATTAGGACAACTATCATTTAATTCCTTTTTCTATCTAAACTATTATCATCtactcaaataaatatattttaatacgtgATTTATAGGTAGTAAAAAGAAATAACTGATAGTTTAAATGTGAAAATGATAGTTCATATAGATTTTGAccattatttgtttatttattttctaattaaCTTGCATGATATGCTAGTTATACTAGGATAATAAtggaaaaaattattctttctaGAGTGAAACAAATAATATTCTGAAATGAATTGTTATAGACTTATAGCATACATTACTAAAGAAGATAAATATCCAAATATATGGTGAAATACTTAGACCATGTATTTGTATTAAGGGATCtctaaaatatgtataaaaatttaattgtgAACGCAAGAACTAAAATGAGCTATGAGTTCAATAACAAATTTCCACCAGTTGTTCAATATTCACACTGCATAACCTATTTTTGATGGTGACATCcgaaacaatattttttttcattttcaaagtCTCGAACTCGAAACCTCTGATTATTCAATAGTTGTTGTTTCATCATTTTCTGATTGTATTCTGAAAAACTGATCAAGACGAGTGTCCCCAAGTCTCTTGGAATAAGTAGCTTTCTTGTACTCAGCCCAAGTGAATGGCCTATAGAGACGATAAGGTTTATGTGGTGTTGTTGTAGTGACCAATAATTCTGAGGGACAACAAATTCTAGCATAGGGTGATGGGGCACCAAAATACACCATTGACATCCTAGTTTTGCACGAATTCACCATTGCTCTATGTCTCACACTCTTAAACCTTCCATTTGTCAGAGCCTGCGTCAGTCAGACCTCGTTATAATAGTCATTCTTTATCACAATATTTCATAATAATGATCAAGTTTTTTTGTGGATTCTAATACTGATCATGTCAAATCAAAAATATCTAGACAAACGAAGTTATTATAAACGGACGACTCCAATGGTACAATGTACAATAATGTTAGTAGTAGTCCTTTTGCTCTTTGGAATATTTAGAGCATCAATATGCTCATTCGTATTTCTTTAACCCATAACATTGCAGTAATATACTGCTCAAAATACACAAACCGTGGTTCTTAGCAATTAGCTTAGTGTTTTTCCTTAATTAGCAATAAGTTATTTAGAGCATCAATAGATCTAAATACTGCTGAAATTTCCCTAATTGAATCCCTTGTTTGGTAAGTGTGTTCAACCAATATATAagttataattgtattattTATACATTCAATTCAATACTATTCTTTTTACTTAATAAATCATGACATTAGCAGTAAAAGGATTATTAATGCATAGATAAGCATGCATGATTAAGCACATAACTGTCCTTGAAATCTCTCAAAAagtatataaagttaaaaaatgtGGACAATATAAAAATAGTACTAAATAAAATGATGTAGTAATATTGGATTTcgtaataatataattaattatgttGAGATTATTTTCACAATTTTATCTTTATAATGCTTATGCATGTATTGTTAATATATCATGGTTTGATATGTATTACAATAATATGTATAACTAACCATCCCACGTAATAATTATACATaagcaaaaaaaattcatgactaatatatatattagatttatattataataactaatatatgtATAGATTCTCTAATACAATGTACCTACCAAACGACGATCCTAACATTGAAAGTGATGAGCTATTATCAAGTCAATCTTAAATAGCAGCCAGTGGTTGGGCATCTAAAACCCAAAAGAACTGATACTGAACATTTGCAGTCAATCAGTTCAATTTTTAGCTCCCCAAAGCACCTGTAGCTTTCACTCATGTCTACTCAGATACTCCAGCATCTCTGTCCATTTCttgcttttatttttgattgagAGGGTTGGGGTTATGATAACTATGCATGACTACTACTTCTACCTACTAGTACTAGCGTACCTTTCGTCTTAATTCATGTGACATCgtttaaattaatataaaatttaaaaaataagaaagaactttttaatatatatataactctatttgtatgattataaattatttcattgaaACAAAGAGAGTATATTAAATGTCATATTGCTATTTAACTTTAAACGgaatctaaaaataaataatgggTACCACTCTAAATTCAACTTTGATTTGGTTGATTAAGGGGTCCGATTAGCTATGCTAGTTGGCTTTGTCGCTATCAAAACATAACATTCTATGAATTCCTTCTCACAACTAGAATTGATATGCCAACTAATGAGGATGAAGTTCAAATAAAACTACCTTAAGTGAAAATTTGAAACGATTGATGTTAATAAATAAGTGGATGAGTTGTGGACATGGCCAAAATGATGCTCGAACCTAaatcaacatttttttttaaagaaaacttAATGTTTTTTGATTTTACGATTTAGCAAAAcctagaaaaaaataagaaaagaatgaTGTGAGTCAAACATACAAAATTATCCTtttaaatttctcaaaaacatgATGtcattaaagataaaatattgtatttaaataaaaaaaaattgaaataaaaataaatgacatAAATTAGGATGAAGGAGTATTATTAAACAAAATAGAAAGTGATAGGCATTATTTGAAGAAAGTATGGGCTCAACACCCTTGAAGAGTTGTGGAATCAGGACCACATTGTGTTACCTCAAATAAGTCAAGAATTATTATGATGTTGATAGGTTTATTTATTCGAGTTTTTTCTAGCACATTCTTAATACCAAAGTTCatttaacaatataaatttttaaataaaataattatttaatataacaTGATAGATAGCATAGTATTTCTATAGAGGAGCTAATAAAATTCTATAAAACAATTGAAGTCttattgaattaattattaaaaaaagattaaatacTTGATCTCTATTTTACTCAAAAGGATTAATAACACTACTGATCTCTCAATTATTGATTGTGTCTTTATAATGCCTcactaaatatatttaatttgatctATGTGCATTTTGCATATATAAAAAGAATCAAATTATCcatttcaattaattaaatattaaatatgctCAATCATATATTATAAGGATCAAAATCCAAATTAATCCATTactgagaaataaaaaaaaaacactataATTCCTACTCAAAAAGTTTCATAAATATCATGGTATTTGTACCTAAACTTataaaatacattatttttgaagaattcaaCATTTATTCAGCGATAATTTTGACATcttgattaaaaataattaagataGTATGGAGAAGAGAAATTACTGACCTGTAAAGTGTCGCCAACAAAGACGGAAAAAGCAGTATTCGGGTGAGGTGATACGGGGATCCATAATCCCTTTTGAGGTGATATTTGGAGGCCAGGAGCATCGTTTGATCTTAAGATGGTCAAGATCTGAGGGTCCGTATGCTCTCCGAATCCAATTTTACTTAAAGAGGTAGGTGACGTGTCACAATCCTGATGGAGATGATGTGGGGTCCAGTTGAATGGAGGGTAGTGATTGATGCGAAGTAGAGAATCAGAATGAAGGTCCATGAGAAGGTTACTGAAGACTGAAGTATGTGGGACCCTTAATCCTTGTGCCATCAATTCCAATATATTAGCTGCCAACTCCCTCAAGGATTCTACGTATCCCTTCACTGCACAACTGTCCCAATACAACATTTGTCATGTTAGCTTATTAGTGGTTGGGGAAAACCTATCATCTTAATTACGAGTTTGACAGAATTCAGTaatcaaattttataatttagaaTGCTAGTTCAAAGTCTTAAAGAGATCGTTTCGTAAGGCATACAAGAATAATGCTAAAATGTATTAATAATGTTGACACTAGTAATAGTATTGAGATTAGCTATGTCGATATTAGTATACTGAGATTaatttttatgcattgtttgatttcaagtataaaaaataacatacattatataaatctattatttatgattttaaatatgtcatatgaaactttaaaattaaaaaattattcgtTTTAAAACAAATTGGAAAAAATATGAAACAAATTATATCATAGGAAGAGTCCTACATACATAAATTAAGATAGAGGTAACCGTAGGCAACAGAGTTTGGTGTCAAACAATATTAGAGAGAGGtgattaaacatgatatgacaTAATTATAACTTATTAAAAACATGATCTTAGGTAGGAAATTAAAGACAAGAATTAAGGTAGAAGATTAGTAGATAAAAGTGTGGCCATACTAATAGATAGGAGTGCGTTGTCTTGTTGTCCTTGCTAGTAATCGTAGTATTACTCTTATAGTTTCTGTTTCTTCGACTCTTATTATAATCTATTATTTCATGTAGCTCGATTATAGTACTATCATTTTGTTGTactattattatgttattatcttTTGTCTCTTgtacttcattattttttttctagattgattTTGTATTGAGCTGAAACTCTATcgaaaataatttctttactTCTAACGTAGAAGTAAGGTTTGCGTTACTTTATTCTCCCAAAATCCCATTTTATCAAACTACactaaatatgttattattattgtacatgACATGCTTTAAGATAACATGATTAAAATGcattttgatataaataaattgaaataaagaataatattGTTAATCAGATGAGTGATGTGATTGGATTTGAATTTGTTGATGGATGTGTAGTGAGTACTTGTCaatcataattaataaaatgtTGTTTTCATGAGTACATTTTTTTACTGTGTAAATAGGGTATCATGCTATCACAGGCACATCATATCAATTTTATGATCTAGATTTTGCAGTTATGATTCTGTACTGCTATCTTATGGATAAACACCATATTATGCTCCTATATGCTAGGAGCCCAATTCACCAAATTACATTTTCATTTCTCTCTCCTTCTCATGGTTATTTTGGGGTGGCCATAGTAAGTTGATATATGGGATAAATTAAATTtgagataaaatttatattaaattaatggtaTAAGTTTACTATTGAGATAATTTATATCCCAAGAAgttttttgaaatttgtatcTAAAACATGCAATAGACATTTCTGCTACTATAAAAATGTCATGTTTGACCCGTGCCCCGACCTATCATTTGGGCCTTGCCATAAGGCATAATTTTGGAGTTACTCAATAATAATTGACTCATGATGATCTTGACTCTGATATTGGTGAGAATCATGTGCTCATTACTATTCCAGAAGTTATATATGATAGcaagttaattttattttttaactaaattcATCAATTAATCGTCATATTCAACTATGATTCAGACCTGTTCATCACCTTCAAAGACGCATTAGTATTTAAGTTTTATGAATTCAACCTTTAGGAGTTTTGGGTATACGGTATTAGAGaaaataatgcatatatattaaCTTCGttcttattttattctttatttgatagtgtttTCAACCAatgtataactaatatatacatataaatccACTTTAttcaatatttcttttatacaTAGTAACCATGCCATGTACAGTACATGgtattattcttattctaatTCACCCTATTCAGTACCAATTCTATTCTAATACACCCTGTTCATTTTAATACAACAAATTAAATTGTCGATAAAAAATAATGTTAGCAACTTAGGGTAACTAATTAGGGATAGCTAATCTTAAATCATTACTAATACACCCTATTCAATACTAATATACTCTAACTAATTCAACATGAAAAAATATGTTGTCTTTCCACATAACATGTTTAATTAAAACCAAAAgattgaatgatgttttaatatacattctacatatctttgattaaaggccacaagattcaaaagttctCTTCACTCTCTTAAACTCCATATAAATTCACaatcaaacaaacaaattaaaacagatagagtaattttttttaacttacctactgaatacaagaaaataaatataaatcaaaacctgtttttttttccctttctaaAGAACATTTCCCCCCTACCAAAAGACTTATATATTTCCTTAACATATGTTTAGATTTTTAAAGTAATATCATTGGAAATCCAGGTAGACTAGAGAGATGGAAGACAAGATTTATATGATGTTTTTGAAATTGAAGTGGATGTGTACCTAGTAGGATTCCCTTAAAAAGATCAAACATGAGGAGGCAGGTTCAAAGTTCTTACAGCTGGAACAACTATACAATTTCCAAACACAAACTAGAAGAAATTGACatatatatgtactacttaCTATTCCATCCGTTCATTTTTATTCGTAAATATTGATAAATAATAGAGTTGATAATTctgaaataattaataactataAAGTGAGTGACTATCTGAAATATCGACTCAC contains the following coding sequences:
- the LOC129878065 gene encoding gibberellin 2-beta-dioxygenase 2-like, translated to MVSEKIQENIKLPIIDLSLEKSQILKLIVKASEEVGFFKVINHGVDTNVIKRMEDESYSFFSKPFSQKQCAGPANPYGYGCKNIGFNGDNGEVEYLLLHANPNLSISQTSKNISSDPLMFSCAVKGYVESLRELAANILELMAQGLRVPHTSVFSNLLMDLHSDSLLRINHYPPFNWTPHHLHQDCDTSPTSLSKIGFGEHTDPQILTILRSNDAPGLQISPQKGLWIPVSPHPNTAFSVFVGDTLQALTNGRFKSVRHRAMVNSCKTRMSMVYFGAPSPYARICCPSELLVTTTTPHKPYRLYRPFTWAEYKKATYSKRLGDTRLDQFFRIQSENDETTTIE